Genomic window (Granulicella arctica):
ACATGGTCCATCCGCTCTGCATCACATCATCAGCCATGAAGAAGACAACTGCCGCCTTTTACACCGCCCAGATCCTCACCGGCGTCATCGCCTCCGCTGCAGCCTACGCTCTGCTCCCCCGGCAGCTCAAACGCGGTCAGGTAGTCGTCATCACGGGTGGCTCTCGCGGACTGGGCTTCGCTTTGGCAGAACGCTTCGGCCGCGCAGGCGCCAAACTCGTCCTCTCCTCGCGCAACGACGACGAACTTGAGCAGGCCCGAGAGAATCTCCTCGCCCGCAAAGCAGTCCTCCACGAGGACGACATCCTCCTCGTCTCCGCCGATCTCACCGACGAATCCCAGGCCAGTGGCCTCATCGACGCCGCTCTCCATACCTTTGGCCACATCGACATCCTCGTCAACAACGCCGGCATCATCGAGGTTGGGCCCGTCGAGAACCAGTCCCTCGACGCCTACGAGCGGGCCATGGCGACCAACTTCTTCGCCGCCCTCTACACCACCTACGCCGCCATGCCCTCCATGCTCGCCCGCCGCGCCGGAGCCATCGTCAACATCGCCAGCATCGGCGGCAAATTCGCCGTGCCCCACCTGCTCCCTTATGTAGCCAGCAAGTTCGCCCTCGTCGGCTTCTCAGAGGGCCTGCACGCCGAACTCCGCCACAAAGGTATCCGCGTCACCACCGTCTGCCCCGGTCTCATGCGTACCGGGGGCGAGAGCCATGCTCACTTCACCGGCCAGGTTGAGCAGGAGAAAGACTGGTTCGATTTAGCTGCAAAGACCCCCATGATTGCCGCCTCCGTCAGCCACGCCGCCCGCCGCATCGTCAACGCTGTAGCCGCAGGCCGAGCCGAAATCACCATCACCCCGCAGGCCTGGCTCGCCGCCCGCATCGCCGGCCTCGCCCCCGAAACGACCCAGTGGGCCGCCAGCATGGTCAATCAATACCTCCTGCCCGAGCCCGCCGCCGAGAACCCCCGCCCCGACATCTCACGCCCCTTCTGGGCCACCGAACTACAGTCCACAGCCAACGAGTTCTAGTGAAGAACGCTGCCCGCTCGACCTTGGCTGGTCGCTCGGGACCGCACTGGAACCTCTTCCGCCGGACTGGAAAAAGCCGCACTTACCGGCGAAGTCGCCAGCACCTGGTACAGCCCATAGTCAATCGTCACCTTGGCCTCGCCGCCAATACGCACATGAGTGGTCGACACGTTCTTCTCCGGCAGCCACACCTCGCCACGCCGCATGTACCAGGAGTCAAAGCTCGCATGACTCAACAGCCACGAAGGACTCTTCGCTGGCTCAGCCTGCAACCGCACCATCGCAAAGTCATCCGTACTCACCCACAACTTACCCCGATAGTCGACCCTGCTCGCAACCTTCGGCTCCACTTGCAGCACCCACGTACTCATCCCGTCGAGCGTCTCTCTGCCGAGTAATTGAAAGTTATACGTCTCAGGCGAGAACATCGCCCGCTGCCAGTTCTGCTTGTCCGCCGTCTCCTGCTCGCCTTCAACCAGCTTCCGCAGCACCTGGGCACACAGCACCTTCGATCCCGACTCACCCACCACCGTAAGCAGTTTGCGCCCCGGAGCCGTGTACTCCACATGAACCTTCATCTCGGCGTGATGCTCGCCCGTGGTCCCGTTGTACTCCAGGTGGTAGCTCCGGTCAGAGGCGTAGTGTTGCAGCATCGCCTGCCGCAGCCGATTGCGCTCCATCATCTGGACCACAATCGCATTCGCTGAAAGCTCCTCGCCGACAAGGCGAATCGCGCAGCCACTTACGAAGCCGAAGAGAACCACCACTCTCACGAGACGACGCATGGACCACCCCCACAACACCTATCTCATCACGTCCAGGCCGACCCTTTGCAAACAAGCGGTAGAAATTGCAACAATTCCGTCCCGAAGTGAGCAATCTTACTCACCCATACGCCTCGCTACAACTCCGCAAACAAACCCTCACGCGGATCGTCAGGATTCAGCTTCGCCAACTCCCGCAAAATCTCCTTGGAGCGCTCATCCTGCACCTTCGGCACCACAATCTTTACCTCGACAATCTCATCCCCGCGAAGCCCCTCACGAGAGGCAGAACTCACACCCTTCTCGCGCAGCCGCAACTTCTGCCCTGTCTGCGTCCCTGGCGGAATCTTCAACTGCGTCCGTCCGCCAGCCTCCTGCGAATCAATCGTCGGCACATCGATCTTTGCGCCCAGCGCCGCCTCCGAGATCGTAACCGGCACCGTTACATGGATATCGTCGCCACTTCGCCGGAACACCGGATGCGTCCCCGCCTTGATGATCAGGAACAGGTCGCCAGCAGCCCCGCCGCCCACACCCGCATTCCCTCTCCCGGCGAGCCGAATCCGCTGCCCGTCCCGCGTACCGGCCTTGATCCGGAACTCCAATGGCTCCGTCCGTGTCACCACGCCTTCCCCATCACAAGTCCCGCAGGCATTCTGCACGCGCCCGCTGCCGCCGCACCGTGGGCACTGGATATTGAACTTCATCCGCCCGCCCATCTGCGTCACCTGTCCCGATCCATGGCACTCCGGGCACTCCATGCTCCCGCCCGTCGTCGACTTGCCCTTGCACGTCGGGCACGTCTCCTGCCGCCGAATCTCAAGCCGCGCCACACCACCGCGAACCGCCGTCCAGAAGTCCACACTTACCTGGTACTCAAGATCGGTTCCGGGCCGTGACTCACGAGCCTGCGCTGCACCCTTCTGCCCGCCAAACATGCTGCTGAAGATGTCCTTGAAACCACCGCCACCGTACCCGCCGGCCTGCGGTCCCTGGCCACCCGCACCGCGCTCCTGAAAGTCAGAAAAATCGAAGCCGCCAAAATCAAACGGCACCTCCTGACCACCGCGTCCACCGGCGCGTGGCGGAGCCTGCGGACCCCCATATCCACCGCGCGCGGCAGCCTCTGCCGCCGCTGCATCCAGATTGTCCGAGTAGAAGCCGAACTGGTCGAACACCTTCCGCTTCTTCTCGTCGCTCAGAACGTCATTTGCCTCGGAGATCTCCTTGAACTTCTCCTCGGACTTCTTATCGTTCGGATTCACATCCGGGTGATACTTCCGCGCCAGCTTGCGGAAGGCCTTGCGAATCTCATCCGACGTCGCCGTCTTCTTGACGCCCAGCGTGCCGTAGTAGTCCTTAGTCTGTGTAGCCATTGTTCGTCGCTCTCTCTTCTCTCGCCAGCCAAGGCACCGTCGTCATCGCCTGCTTCTATCATCAGGCATCTTTCTTCAATCGGGTTGCCGTAACCGTCGTTTCGCTCTTCCGCCGCAATCGTCGCGGCCTTCCACCCGCCTCAATCTCGTACTGGTAATGCTCCAATATCCGCTCGGGCGTCCACAACGCCCAGTGGTTCGCCTTTTGATCATGCATCTTAGCCAGTTGGATCTCGTCCATTCGGCGCATCATCCGCTGCAAATCGCTATAGTGCTCGATATACGCGCTGTCCTCGCCCTCGATCAAGCGCTGCATGTCCACATACACTGGCTGCGCCCACTCATAGAACGTGTGCCACACATCATAGAGATCGAGATGACCCTTCTTCACCAGCAGCGACAGGTGCTCATAGAAGTCCAGAACCTCAAACACACTCACCGGAGGATTCTCAACATCCCACGCCAACAGTCCAGTCTCGCCTGAAGCGTCTTCTCCAAGCCTCGCCTTAGCCAGCCGTCGCCGCGCCGCAACAAACGGCTCGGAAAGGAAAAAGCTCAACTGCTTTTCAAGATTGTCGACCGCCCGATACGCTCGCTCATGCCGTAATTGCAACCCGGCATATCCAATCGCTCCAGCACTCGTCAGTACCAGCACCGCCGTCGATATAGCCTGCACAGCATCCCAGTTTACGAACACCGTATCGCCGACTCAGTTCCAGACCTGCCGCGCCTCGACTGCTTCAATCGAAAACATCTGGTCCGGCTCCATCTGCTGCATCCGCTGCACGAACTCAAGGGCTTCTTCCTTCGTGTCGAACGTCAACCGGTTATATAACTGACCGGCTCGTACTTGGTCACACTGCCAGATCATCTCTGTCATCGTCCTGCTCCTCGTGCCGGATTTTTGTTCCAGGTTGCTTGGAGTACGATCATGACGCGCCGCTCGCTTGCTTCCCCACCTTGCGGCTGTGCACCCTCTTGGCAGCTCTACGTGTCCTGTTAGATCGTTTGATTCAAATTATCCCATCAAGGTCGCACGCGAAACGCAACTTCACCTATGATGTTTTTGCATCGGGCTGACAAACTGGACACCAGAACAGGTTTCGGCCTTCCATCTCCTTCCTTAAAATTTTCGTCCCACACACAAAGCACTCCTGGCCATTCCGGCGATAGACATAATGTGTCTCTTCCTTCACCGGCTTGCCCTTGCCGCTCGGTCGATCCTTCGGCAGCGTCGTCACAATCCGTCTATCGACCATTCCCGCCTTCATCAGCGGCAATGCTTCCTTCCAGATCATGCGCAGCGTCGCCTCAGGAACATCCTTACCCGCCACATACGGGTTCAGCCGCGCCCGGTACAGCAGCTCCGCCCGATAGATATTGCCCAGCCCCGCGATCACCGACTGGTCCATCAACAAAGCCCCAATCGCCTTCTTGCTCTTCACAATCTTCGCAATCGCCTTCTCCGGACCATCGCCATTCAGCGGATCGGGTCCCAGCCGCTTCAGCAGCGTCTCCCACTTCGCCTGCGTCCAGATCGTGCAATCCGTCGGCCCACGCAACTCCATCCACGCCAGCTTCGGAGCCTCCGTATGCCCCGTCCCGTCATCCTCCGAATACCACGCATGCCGCTTACTCTCACCCGGAGCCACAGGCCGCTTCACCGCAGCCTCATTCCACATCCGCAGCCGCAGCGCACCCTTTAAAGCAGGCAGTGGTCCCGATCCCTCCGAGAAGTCCCCCCGCAGCCCAAGATGCACATGCAGAATCCGGTCCTTCCCAAAGTCATACCCCAGGTGCTTCCCCACAGCCAGCACCCGATTCAGCTTCTTCCCGTCAATCACATCCGAGTCAACAAACCGTCCCTGCGGCCCATCCACCCGAACCGCTTTACCTGCAAACGCAGCCTCATGCCGCTCCGCCCACCGATGTATCTCATTCCCCTCAGGCATCGTAAAGCTCCCACCAACTCAACTCCGATACCTGGCCGAAGACCAAGGTAATCGAGAGGTACGTGTTGTTGTACCGGACGCAACCCGCCAAATCTCAGGCAACCGACAAAATGCGTGGTCTCACTTCTTTCTTGATCGTCGACTGTGCATGCTTGTAAGCGATAGCCAACTCATAATTCCCCTGCATATTCATCCAGAACATAGGCGACGGACCAAAATAACGCGAGAGCCGATACGCCGTGTCGGCAGTAATTCCACGGCGTTCAGCAACAATTTCAGAGATTCGCGTAGAAGGCACATGAAGAGACATCGCCAATGCATTCGCACTGATGCCAAGCGGAACCATGAACTCTTCACGAAGCACTTCTCCAGGATGGACCGGCGCACCAGGATGGCTCATATCGCGCGGAATAGACATACTCACCTCAGTGATAATCGACAATTTCTACATTCTCCGCACCGGAAGAAGTCCAGACGAAGCAGATACGATACTGATCGTTGACACGAATACTATGCTGGCCCGCCCTGTCTCCATGGAGCGCCTCCAATCGATTACCGGGAGGAAACCGCATAGCTTCCAAAACATCGGCGTTATTCAACATAAACAATTTTCGTACGGCTATTTTGGACGACGAACCAAATTTTCTATGACTTCCTTCTTTGAAGAGCGCTTCTGCTACTCGATCTCGAAACGATAAAATCACAATTCAGCGTACCACGTTCAACGCTGCACGTTGAACGTGGCGCGGATAGCTAGTTCCAGACATGCTGAATCGGCATAGGCTCAATCGTCAACACCAGATCCGGCGCAACCCCATTCAACTTCGACGCAAACTCCCGGGCCTGCACCTCCGTAAAGAACAACTTGCGCTCCTGCATCTGTCCGGCAAACCACTGCTCGCACTTCCAAACCATTGTGTCCGTCATAACCCCACCTCGCAATGCGTAACTACTGTTAATACAAACACCATTCCCAGAAAAGGACGCGGTATACAGAAGGGCGCTCCATCAAATCTCCGGAGCGCCCTTCCTTGCTACTTGCTACCGTCCAGCCAACTTACTCTTTGACGTCGACATACTCGGCATCGATTACGCCCTCGTCCTTCTTGGGCTCCTCATGATGCTCAGCCGAAGCCGCACCATCTGCCGGAGGAGTGGCCGCAGCCGCCTTGTACATCGCCTCCGCCAGCTTGTGGCTCGCCGCCGTCAGCTTCTCCTTCGAAGCATTCAGCTCAGCCGCACTCGGAGTGCCAACCAGGGTCGACTTCGCCTCGGCAAGCGCGCTCTCAACCTCAGACTTGTCACCCTCGGCAACCTTATCGCCCGAGTCCTTCAGCATCTTCTCGACGTTGTAGACCAGCGAGTCCAGACCGTTGCGCGCCTCAACCGCGTCGCGCTGCTCCTTGTCCTCGGAAGCATGGGCTTCGGCATCCTTCGCCATCCGCTCCACCTCTTCCTTGCTCAGACCTGAAGAGCTCGTAATCGTGATCTTCTGGTCCTTGCCCGTCGCATTGTCCTTCGCCGTCACGTTCAGAATGCCGTTCGCGTCGATGTCGAAGGTGACCTCGATCTGCGGTACGCCACGCGGTGCCGTCGGAATTCCCGAGAGCTTGAACTTGCCAAGCGTCCGGTTCTGCGCCGCCATCGGCCGCTCACCCTGCAACACATGCACCTCAACCTCGGTCTGGTTATCCGCCGCCGTCGAGAACGTCTCCGTCTTCTTCGTCGGAATCGTCGTGTTGCGCGTGATCATGCCCGTAGCTACTCCACCCATTGTTTCAATGGATAGGGTAAGCGGGGTCACATCGAGCAGCAGCAGGTCCTTCACCTCGCCAGCAAGTACGCCAGCCTGGACCGCAGCACCGATCGCCACAACCTCGTCCGGGTTCACACCCTTGTTAGGCTCCTTACCGAAAAGCTCCTTCACCAGCTGCTGGATCTTCGGCATACGCGTCTGACCACCAACCAGTACGACCTCGTCGATCTTGCTTGCATCGATCCCGGCATCCTTCAGCGCCTGCTTCGACGGTCCAATCGACCGCTGCAGCAGATCGTCCACGAGGCTCTCGAGCTTGGCCCGCGTCAGGTTGCGAACCAGGTGCTTCGGTCCGCTCGCATCGGCAGTAATGAAGGGAAGGTTGATCTCCGACTCCTGCGCCGTCGACAACTCGATCTTTGCCTTCTCAGCAGCATCCTTCAGCCGCTGCAGCGCCATCTCGTTACCCTTCGAATGGAGGTCCAGTCCGGTCTCGTTCTTGAACTCCGAGATCAGCCACTCCACAATTCGCTGGTCGAGATTGTCGCCGCCAAGGTGCGTATCGCCATTGGTCGACTTCACCTCGATCACGCCCTCACCCACCTCAAGAATCGAGATATCGAAGGTACCGCCGCCGAAGTCGTAGACCGCAATCGTCTCGTCCTTCTTCTTGTCGAGTCCGTAAGCCAGTGCAGCAGCCGTCGGCTCGTTCACAATACGCTTCACATCCAGACCGGCAATCTTGCCCGCATCCTTGGTCGCCTGGCGCTGAGCGTCGTTGAAGTACGCCGGAACCGTGATAACCGCCTCGGTCACCGACTGGCCGAGATAATCCTCAGCAGCCTTCTTCAGCTTCTGCAGGATCATCGCCGAAACCTCAGGCGCCGTGTACTCCTTGCCCTGCGCCATCACGCCAACGTTGTCGCCTTTGGCCACAACCTTGTACGGCACCATCTTCATCTCGTCGCCTACTTCATTCAAGCGACGGCCCATAAAGCGCTTTACCGAGAAAACAGTGTTCTCCGGATTTGTAATCGCCTGACGCTTCGCTACCTGACCCACCAGGCGTTCGCCGCTCTTCGTAAAGGCAACGATCGATGGCGTAGTCCGGCCACCCTCTTCATTCGCAATGACCTTCGGCTCGCCGCCTTCCATCACGGCTACGCACGAATTCGTCGTGCCGAGGTCAATTCCAATAATCTTACCCATGTGCTATCCCCTGTCCGGGTTCTTCCCGGGTCATACTCTTGACTCACTCATCATCACATGTGAGTGACTTACTGTCAACCTATCTGATGCACGAAACAACAATGACGATTCCTGTCTTGCCAATCGCCACCGTTGACATCGGATTGTCGCCTTCGTTACCCTGAACCTACCTTCTCGGCTGGACCGGATCGTCATCTCAGCACGATCGGGGAGATTCCTATTACGCAACCTGGAAGCGGCCGTCACCACACCAACGCTTCGGTCCTGCTCGATCTCATCCGGGCTCTCGCAGCCCTCGTCGTCCTCTTCGAGCATTGGCGGAACTTCTTTTTCGTCGACTTCCACGAGGTCGTCACCCATCGCCTGCTTCTCTTCGTCCCCTACGTACTTAGTGCTGCCGGACACCAGGCAGTCATTATCTTCTTTGTTCTCAGCGGTTATCTCGTCGGTGGCAGCGTCTTCCGCATGCTCGAACGCGGCACTTGGACATGGACCACGTATCTCACCCACCGCCTGATCCGCCTCTGGGTCGTTCTCCTTCCGGGGCTCCTTCTCTGTTATTTCTGGGACTCTTTTGGAGTCCACCTCCACCTCGCGCCCGCCCTCTACGCCGGGGACGTGCCCAACCACATGCTTCCCCACACTCCCACCATCAAGTCTTTCTTCGAGAACCTCTTCTTCCTGCAAGGCATTCTCGGACCCCAGTTCGGCTCTGACGGCGCCCTCTGGAGTCTCGCCAACGAATTCTGGTACTACATCCTCTTCCCGCTGGGAGCGTTGGTCGTCTACCGTTCCTCCAAGATCCGAACCAGCACGGTAATGCGCGCCTCTTTCGCACTTGCCTTCGTCGCCATTGCCTGGCTCTTACGCGACACAGTTCTCTCCGGCTTTCCGATCTGGATGACGGGAGCGCTGCTCTACCGCCTGCCCACCCTCAAGCTGAGCACGCGTTATCGGGTTCTGGCTGCTGTCGTCTATGTACCGATCTTCTTCGCCCTGGCACACGTCAGCTTCATCACCGGCATTTCCTCCGACTACCTTCTCACCGTATTCACCTTCTTCTTTTTCTGGATCATCCTTTCCGCCACCGGACCAGCTACCCCCTCCCTCGCGGAACGAGCCACGCGAACCGTCGCCGGCTTCTCCTACACGCTCTACGTCGTACACATGCCATTTCTCCTGATCCTCACCGCCCTCGCCGCAGGTACGCAACGATGGGTCCCGGACCCACGACATGTAGGGATCGCCTCCAGCTTCCTGGTCCTCGCAATGGTCTATGCCTACACCATCGCCACACTGACCGAATTCCGCACCGACACATGGCGGCGAAAGTTCGAAACCTGGCTGAAGCGCCCAGCCCACCCAGCTTCTTTGCCCAGCCAATCCAGCTCCCCCACAGGTACATCCCGACTCCCATAGGCTGCCTCTAAGAGGGAAGCCCCTCGAGAGAGCCCTCCTCATGCCCGCAACCGCAACCGCGCCACCCGACCAGACCGCCGAAGTCACCAAGGGTGTAAACCCCTGGCTCATCGCCGCCGCCGTCATGCTCGCCACCTTCATGGAGGTTCTCGACACCTCCATCGCCGCCGTAGCCCTCCCCTACATCGCCGGCTCGCTCTCCGCCTCAAACGACGAGGCCACCTGGGTCCTCACCTCATACCTCGTCTCCAACGCCATCGTCCTGCCCATGTCGAACTGGATGTCCCTCCGCTTCGGCCGCAAGAAATACCTGATGTCCTGCGTAGCGGTCTTTACCGTAGCCTCCTTCGCCTGCGGTGCGGCACCCACCCTCGCCTTCATGCTCCTCGCCCGCGTCATCCAGGGAGCAGGCGGCGGAGCCCTCCAGCCCATCTCGCAAGCCATCCTTTTAGAGTCCTTCCCACCCGCCAAACGCGGAGCCGCCATGGCCGTCTTCGCCCTCGGAGTCGTCGTCGCCCCCGTCCTCGGCCCCACCCTCGGCGGCTGGCTCACCGACACCTACTCCTGGCGCTACGCCTTCTACATCAACATTCCCATCGGGATCATGGCGCTCTTCATGATCAACACCTTCATCCACGATCCCGGCTACATCAAGAACGCCAAGGTGCCGAAGTTCGACAACATCGGCCTCGGCACCCTCGTCGTCTGGACCGGCTGCCTCCAGGTCGTTCTCGACAAAGGTCAGGAGGACGACTGGTTCGGAGCCGTCTGGATCCGTTGGGCCGTCTTCTTCCTCGTCACCAGCTTCATCTGGTTCGTCTATCACTCGTGGACCAAGAAAGACCCGCTCGTCGACCTCAAGGTCTTCAAAGACCGCAACTTCCTCGTCGGCGCGAGCCTTATCTTCCTCTTCGGCGTAGCCATCTACTCCACCACCACCGTCCTGCCCCTCTTCTACCAGGAACTCCTCGGCTATACCGCCTTCACCGCCGGCATCGCCGTAGCTCCCCGCGGCCTTGGAGCCATCTGCGGCATGCCCGTCATCGGCTTCCTGTCGAACAAAGTCGATCCCCGCTACCTCCTCACCTTTGGCTTCGGCCTCTTTGGCTTCACCACTCTTTACTTCGGCAACATCACCCTCAATATCTCCCCCACCACCCTCCTCCTGCCCATCCTCCTCACCGGCTTCGCCCTCTCCTTCGTCTTCGTTCCCATCAGCACCGCCGCCTACGGAACCCTCGACAACAAGCAGATCGGCAACGCCTCTGGCGTCTTCAACCTCATGCGCAACGTAGGTGGATCCATCGGCATCTCCATCGCCCAGACCCTCCTTACCCGCCGTGCCGCCGTCCACCAGAACGAGATCATCAACTCCGTCCCCGTCACCGGCCAGCAGTTCCAAAGCGCCCTCCAGGCCACCCAGCAATCCCTCGCCAGCTACTACGGCAAAGTCAACACCATGGCCCCAGCCCAGGGCTCCCTCTACCAGCAACTGGGCCGACAAGCCTCGAACTGGGCCTTCGTCGATGTCTTCCGCTGGCTCTCACTCCTCTGCTTCCTCTGCGTCGCCGTAGTCTGGGCCTTCAAGAAAGTAAAGCCCGGCAAAGCCCCCGAAGGCGCCCACTGAGCTGACTGCCCTCCGTTAGCCACCCGAAACGTCCGGGTGCCCCATCTCCCGACTCCGGGAGGTGGGAAGGTACAAAGCTGCCCGCCCGCCTTGCCGTTCTTTGCCCTGCACAAAAGGAACCCGCGTCTGCCGTAAGCCCTTCCCCAAATTTCTCAAGACAAACCCCACTCCATCCAGTACCGTATTCGCGAAGCAAATTCCGGAGGAACCACCATGGCAAACCCCTTCGTTCACCTCGAACTCAACACGCCCGACGCCCCCGCAGCCAAAGACTTCTACACTAAACTCTTCGGCTGGACCTTCCAGGAGCACAACATGGGCGACGGCATGACCTACAACTCCTTCTCCACCGACAAAGGACCCGGAGGAGGCATCTTCACCGTGCCCGAAGCCCCCACCGACTGGCTCCCCTACGTCGGTGTTGAAGACATTAAAGTCGCCACCGACAAAGCCGTCTCTCTCGGCGCAACCCTCATCAAAGGCCCCCATCAGGTCCCCAACATGGGTTGGTTCAGCATCCTCGCCGACCCCACAGGAGCCACCATCGCCATCTGGGAACCAACCTCCCAGGCCTGATCGAAAAAGGCCACCAGACTCGCCACCACCAAAGAGCACCCCACTCCCTTACCGTCTGACCGCGAAGGAGTGGGGCTCTCCGCAAGCCCCGCCGCTCTCCCTCGCCAATCCAGCACACTCTTTGAAAACAACGATGGCCGTCCCCCTCTTTGTAGCCCAGCTCGTCACCACTCTCTTTATGACCGGCCTTATCTGGTTCGTCCAGATCGTCCACTACCCCCTCTTCGCCGAGATAGGCCCCTACCAACTCACCCGCTACGAAAATCTGCACGCCACGCGAACCTCCTGGGTCGTCTTTCCACCCATGCTCATCGAACTCCTCACCACCTTCGCCGCCCTCTACCCTCCACTGCGCCCCGCTTTCCTCACCTCGCACCAGGCGATCGCCCTGGCCGCGCTCATCCTCATCATCTGGATCACCACCGCCATCGGCCATGTCCCCCTCCACACCAAAATAGGTCACTCCGAAGCCATCCGCTCCAGGCAATCCGATGTCCCGCTCATCAGCCTCCTCGTCCGCCTCAACTGGCTCCGCACCCTCGCCTGGACCACCCGCACCATCATCCTCACCACTGCCCTGCTGCATACGCTGTAAGCCAACCCCTTTCTTTGTCATTCCTAAAGGGAATCTGCGTTTTGCACGCCATCCATCAAACAACACCAGTAGCAAATCGCGCTGTCTTCAAATCCGTAGCATCCACCTGATCGGTGTTAAGCCTCCGTACTGCCCAGATCGGTGTCATCCGCACGGATCGGTGTTAAGCCTCTCCTCCAACCCGCCTCAACACCCCGCTACACTAACCTCATGCGCCTCCTCGG
Coding sequences:
- a CDS encoding VOC family protein, giving the protein MANPFVHLELNTPDAPAAKDFYTKLFGWTFQEHNMGDGMTYNSFSTDKGPGGGIFTVPEAPTDWLPYVGVEDIKVATDKAVSLGATLIKGPHQVPNMGWFSILADPTGATIAIWEPTSQA
- a CDS encoding DHA2 family efflux MFS transporter permease subunit codes for the protein MPATATAPPDQTAEVTKGVNPWLIAAAVMLATFMEVLDTSIAAVALPYIAGSLSASNDEATWVLTSYLVSNAIVLPMSNWMSLRFGRKKYLMSCVAVFTVASFACGAAPTLAFMLLARVIQGAGGGALQPISQAILLESFPPAKRGAAMAVFALGVVVAPVLGPTLGGWLTDTYSWRYAFYINIPIGIMALFMINTFIHDPGYIKNAKVPKFDNIGLGTLVVWTGCLQVVLDKGQEDDWFGAVWIRWAVFFLVTSFIWFVYHSWTKKDPLVDLKVFKDRNFLVGASLIFLFGVAIYSTTTVLPLFYQELLGYTAFTAGIAVAPRGLGAICGMPVIGFLSNKVDPRYLLTFGFGLFGFTTLYFGNITLNISPTTLLLPILLTGFALSFVFVPISTAAYGTLDNKQIGNASGVFNLMRNVGGSIGISIAQTLLTRRAAVHQNEIINSVPVTGQQFQSALQATQQSLASYYGKVNTMAPAQGSLYQQLGRQASNWAFVDVFRWLSLLCFLCVAVVWAFKKVKPGKAPEGAH